A genomic region of Colletotrichum destructivum chromosome 1, complete sequence contains the following coding sequences:
- a CDS encoding Putative NAD-dependent epimerase/dehydratase, NAD(P)-binding domain superfamily encodes MSTSAVAKKLVVCGGNGFLGSRICKYAVARGWDVTSISRSGEPRWSAVTSSPAPPQWAHQVSWERADMLSPVTYAPLLKGADFVVHSLGILLEADYKGVVSGQESPISGLQKAFAPIKDRGVDPLKTSSEGGDLKPPNPKDQFTYEVMNRDSAIALAKQANAENAKAFVYVSAAGGAPVLPARYITTKREAESTIASEFPRMRGIFPRPPFMYDSSRKFTLPLAAMTGAGALFNRLTGGVLSGFMGASGVKPLPVETVAEAVVEALDDIKVQGPIEVPELEELASKGWRKTML; translated from the exons ATGTCAACTTCGGCCGTTGCTAAGAAGCTGGTCGTGTGCGGAGGAAATGGGTTCCTCGGGTCAAGAATCTGCAAGTATGCCGTCGCAAGAGGCTGGGACGTCACGTCCATCAG CCGTTCAGGCGAGCCCAGGTGGTCCGCCGTGACCTCGTCACCGGCTCCTCCTCAGTGGGCACACCAGGTCTCTTGGGAGCGCGCCGACATGCTCAGCCCCGTCACCTACGCCCCGCtcctcaagggcgccgacTTCGTCGTCCACAGCCTGGGgatcctcctcgaggccgactACAAGGGCGTCGTCTCGGGCCAGGAGTCCCCCATCTCGGGCTTGCAGAAGGCCTTCGCCCCCATCAAGgaccgcggcgtcgaccccCTCAAGACCTCGTCCGAGGGCGGTGACCTCAAGCCCCCGAACCCGAAGGATCAGTTCACCTACGAGGTCATGAACCGCGATAGCGCCATCGCTCTGGCCAAGCAGGCCAACGCCGAGAACGCAAAGGCCTTCGTGTacgtctccgccgccggtggcgcTCCGGTCCTGCCCGCGCGGTACATCACCACCAAGCGCGAAGCCGAAAGCACCATCGCCAGCGAGTTCCCGCGCATGCGCGGCATCTTCCCGCGGCCGCCCTTCATGTACGACAGCTCGAGGAAGTTCACGCTGCCGCTGGCCGCCATGACCGGCGCCGGTGCTCTGTTCAACCGGCTGACAGGAGGTGTGCTGAGCGGTTTCATGGGCGCGAGCGGCGTGAAGCCCCTGCCGGTCGagaccgtcgccgaggcAGTGGTGGAAGCGCTCGACGATATCAAGGTGCAGGGCCCCATTGAGGTgcccgagctcgaggagctggcaaGCAAGGGTTGGAGGAAAACCATGCTGTGA
- a CDS encoding Putative YEATS superfamily protein, translating to MAPPSSLGKRVKGTQIKRPFIYGTTARPFDPETNPKPEGVPEDHTHSWEVFVKAVDDTDITYWLRRVQFKLHESIPNHVRMIDGEPGKPFLIQETGWGEFEITIKMYYASESGEKPQTLYHNLRLHPYGRTDAEKEQMLRQNDGEIRAWAFDEQLFNEPYEAFYEILTSGAQPKGHPAGKGGKGKNKPIPPLPEKTSNVQVAWERSALLPAVNKPGQPFSLETEQIEVKKLREAEAKVKEMAKQQLETLKEKEAQLAALKAENAAAAAAATAG from the exons atggcgccgcccagcagccTCGGCAAGCGCGTGAAGGGTACGCAAATCAAGCGCCCCTTCATTTACGGCACCACCGCCCGCCCCTTCGATCCCGAGACCAACCCCAAGCCAGAGGGCGTCCCCGAAGATCACACCCACTCTTGGGAGGTCTTtgtcaaggccgtcgatgacACCGATATCACATACTGGTTGCGGAGAGTCCAGTTCAAGCTACATGAGTCTATCCCGAACCACGTGCGCA TGATCGATGGCGAGCCTGGGAAACCCTTCTTAATTCAAGAAACCGGATGGGGAGAGTTCGAGATTACCATTAAGATGTACTACGCCTCCGAATCCGGTGAAAAGCCCCAGACTCTATACCACAATCTTCGCCTTCACCCCTACGGTAGGACCGATGCGGAGAAGGAGCAGATGCTGCGGCAGAACGACGGCGAGATTCGCGCATGGGCCTTTGACGAACAGCTATTCAATGAACCGTACGAAGCCTTCTACGAAATCCTCACATCTGGCGCCCAGCCCAAGGGCCACCCGGCCGGCAAAGGGGGCAAGGGCAAAAACAAACCGATCCCGCCTTTGCCCGAGAAGACGTCGAACGTGCAGGTGGCATGGGAGAGAAGCGCGCTATTGCCTGCCGTGAACAAGCCGGGCCAGCCGTTCAGTCTGGAGACCGAGCAAATCGAGGTCAAGAAGCTCAGGGAGGCCGAagccaaggtcaaggagatgGCCAAACAACAACTCGAAACcctcaaggagaaggaggcccaGTTGGCAGCCCTGAAAGCAgagaacgccgccgccgccgctgctgcgaCGGCCGGTTAG
- a CDS encoding Putative mitochondrial distribution and morphology protein, producing the protein MAFNFNWSPLTADAEFYQRAREMLTTALNKSPKPPIIVDDILVTEFNLGSVPPELEILEIGDIAEDRFRGIFKMCYSGDAFLTLKTRVQANPLNTYLSSKPGFTSPQPLAAASGLTIPLSITLSEIKLSAFIILVFSRQKGLTLVFRNDPLESLKVSSTFDSIQFVRDYLQRTIEAQLRNLMMDELPAIIHRLSLRLWCPDALPKEEEAPEEGTEETEVDPLASPPLDPVDANGNLLDANEVSSLSLEGGPEVQSLFSQKNLLRLAALNDSHRTFSLFTPGIRDVVFRAWTGPAVSEPTSTPPTATPSLSKTNSFHGTSTTYTFSDTGSAAHGHLPSRPSMVSLNSATTGLSLGAGMRSKSYAGRKKKTRVVNLRRSKSEIGETPEGSETYSEMASDSASVAGPSTEPLMSSSIAEDPEEEEALANLAESTPSKVRFSPLERTHFPSRPPLQPEFYSAPKDVPSVPIQPDNTRETEVAVQPQSQPRTTEKLGAFPSGKTNAEKPRQGVPSEASSSVYEQAWIMKMAGEIARRVYDEKSRHPTLWDEREDVPPPAYEAST; encoded by the exons ATGGccttcaacttcaactggtcgccgctgacggccgacgccgagttcTACCAGCGCGCCCGGGAGATGCTTACTACCGCCTTGAACAAGTCGCCGAAGCCCCCGATCATCGTCGATGACATCCTCGTTACCGAGTTCAACTTGGGCTCCGTGCCCCCGGAGCTGGAGATACTGGAGATTGGCGACATCGCCGAAGACCGATTTCGTGGCATATTCAAGATGTGCTACTCCGGTGACGCCTTCTTGACGCTGAAAACCAGAGTTCAG GCAAATCCACTAAACACCTACCTGTCTTCCAAGCCGGGGTTTACATCGCCGCAAccattggcggcggcgtcgggtcTCACCATTCCGCTGTCAATAACCCTTTCTGAGATCAAGCTTTCAGCCTTCATCATCCTAGTCTTCTCCAGGCAAAAGGGCCTGACCCTGGTCTTCCGCAATGACCCGCTCGAGTCGCTCAAggtctcctcgacctttgATTCGATCCAGTTCGTGCGCGATTATCTCCAGCGCACTATCGAGGCCCAGTTGAGAAATTTGATGATGGATGAGCTCCCCGCCATCATCCACCGCCTGTCTCTGCGCTTGTGGTGCCCCGACGCGCTGCCaaaagaggaggaagcgcCCGAGGAGGGCACAGAGGAAACCGAGGTCGATCCCTTGGCGAGCCCCCCCTTggatcccgtcgatgccaaCGGTaatctcctcgacgccaacgaagtctcgtcgttgtcgcttGAAGGGGGCCCCGAGGTTCAGTCACTCTTCTCTCAAAAGAACTTGCTGAGGCTGGCCGCTCTGAACGATTCTCATCGAACGTTCTCCCTCTTCACGCCAGGCATCCGCGATGTTGTGTTCCGCGCTTGGACCGGACCTGCAGTGTCCGAACCAACCAGcacaccgccgacggcaacgccTAGCTTGTCCAAGACCAACTCCTTCCACGGAACTTCTACCACGTATACCTTCTCCGATACTGGCAGTGCTGCTCACGGCCACCTCCCATCTCGACCTTCGATGGTGAGCCTCAACTCGGCCACCACCGGATTGTCTCTGGGTGCCGGCATGAGGTCGAAGTCATATGCTGgacggaagaagaagactagAGTTGTCAACCTTCGCCGGTCCAAAAGCGAGATTGGCGAGACTCCCGAGGGCAGCGAGACCTACTCCGAGATGGCATCCGACTCTGCTTCAGTGGCCGGTCCCTCTACCGAACCCCTCATGTCCAGCTCTATTGCCGAGGAccccgaggaggaagaggcccTCGCCAACCTGGCAGAGTCGACCCCTAGCAAGGTCCGATTCAGCCCCTTGGAGAGGACGCACTTCCCCTCCAGGCCTCCCTTGCAACCGGAATTCTATTCCGCGCCCAAGGATGTCCCTAGCGTGCCCATCCAACCGGACAACACCCGGGAAACTGAGGTCGCTGTTCAGCCTCAGTCTCAACCCCGTACGACTGAGAAGCTTGGAGCTTTCCCTAGTGGAAAGACCAACGCCGAGAAGCCACGCCAAGGTGTGCCTTCTGAGGCCTCCTCGTCTGTTTATGAACAGGCTTGGATCATGAAGATGGCCGGTGAGATTGCCCGTCGTGTCTACGACGAGAAGAGTCGTCACCCGACCCTCTGGGACGAGCGGGAAGACGTCCCGCCTCCGGCCTACGAGGCATCGACGTAA
- a CDS encoding Putative inositol-pentakisphosphate 2-kinase → MAKLMIIPTNLTARMSSTEPPTSKDVPALHSPSGKVFSIQVMVTDKVHVRPWTHAVYVGEGAANVLFVAFLYTKYERQHEADRTESDLLTKFLLRVPKKDKDPSKPFYHPGEQYRFFWEKIAPLFSYRADMLAEVTCARIHSDAVWHLHKVLDALDKAPPGAQSRPSKFRGDEIAGWDLLLMVESMRARSEDERVVEFKPKWLAQSPSAPKDANTCRCCALAARKFASNKDRNMDPREYPCPLWLDPERVAPDGGEVVRQKAIARLFQNSSFEDNKHASALYELLKKTTVLELLKAHQITKDTRGPLLARKDDEEFSTAMTLRDCSLYMRYRIRKVNGQETVVTESFEAKLADLDKKNAAWKLTEWQDKERALIDEGWYMGRGKMKNCALQR, encoded by the exons ATGGCCAAACTCATGATCATACCCACTAACCTGACTGCCCGCATGTCCTCGACAGAACCGCCAACGTCCAAAGATGTACCGGCACTGCACAGCCCCTCGGGCAAGGTCTTCTCCATCCAGGTAATGGTGACCGACAAAGTCCACGTTAGGCCCTGGACACACGCCGTGTACGTCGGTGAAGGTGCTGCCAACGTCTTATTCGTTGCATTTCTCTACACAAAGTACGAACGGCAGCACGAAGCCGACAGAACCGAGTCCGACCTGTTGACCA AATTCTTGCTGAGAGTGCCAAAAAAGGACAAGGACCCCTCCAAGCCGTTCTACCATCCAGGGGAGCAGTACAGGTTCTTTTGGGAAAAGATTGCCCCCCTGTTCAGCTACCGTGCCGACATGTTGGCCGAGGTGACGTGCGCACGGATTCACTCGGACGCCGTCTGGCACTTACACAAAGTACTGGACGCCCTGGACAAGGCACCACCGGGGGCGCAATCGCGGCCATCCAAGTTTCGGGGAGACGAGATTGCCGGCTGGGACTTGCTCCTCATGGTGGAAAGCATGCGTGCAAGAAGCGAAGACGAGCGCGTCGTCGAGTTCAAGCCCAAGTGGCTGGCTCAGTCGCCATCGGCCCCGAAAGACGCCAACACGTGCAGATGTTGCGCCCTCGCGGCCAGGAAGTTCGCCAGCAACAAAGACCGGAACATGGACCCCCGGGAATACCCATGCCCGCTGTGGCTGGATCCCGAGCGAGTGGCACCCGATGGCGGAGAGGTCGTGCGGCAAAAGGCCATCGCACGCTTATTCCAGAACAGCAGCTTCGAAGACAACAAGCACGCCTCTGCGCTCTACGAGTTGCTGAAGAAAACCACCGTCCTCGAGCTTTTGAAAGCACATCAGATAACCAAGGATACCCGCGGTCCTCTGCTCGCGCGCAAAGATGACGAAGAGTTCAGCACAGCCATGACGCTGCGCGACTGCTCCCTCTACATGCGGTACAGGATCCGGAAGGTCAACGGCCAGGAGACTGTTGTGACGGAGTCCTTCGAGGCGAAACTCGCCGACCTTGACAAGAAGAACGCCGCCTGGAAGTTGACCGAGTGGCAGGATAAGGAACGGGCCTTGATCGACGAGGGGTGGTATATGGGTCGCGGGAAAATGAAGAACTGCGCCCTCCAGAGATGA
- a CDS encoding Putative equilibrative nucleoside transporter, MFS transporter superfamily gives MERIRELLGKHRKPDRQEYEPLAEEGRELEGSTLTEDLEEVPFSWTEYIMFAWLGMAMLWAWNMFLAAAPYFQVRFQSDAWISQNFQSAILTVSTLTNLTAMLVLTNIQYAASYPFRINLALLLNCVIFSLLTASTSLALDASPAAYLAFILVMVASSSWATGLIQNGAFAFAASFGRPEYMQALMAGQGVAGVLPPIAQVITVLAVPEKDGAAADTGGDARTLSSSAFVYFLAAVAVSVSALAAFIPLVRRHNHIVESRMVDHMAESLTSVQEAERAARKVVSPLRLLKKLHWLAGAIFMCFAVAMFFPVFTGKILSVRYPGDEKSPTGSLFRPAAFIPLAFFAWNLGDLSGRMATILPFSLRHRPAALFAVSLVRMGFLPMYLLCNIGGRGAVVSSDFFYLVIVQFLFGLTNGWLGSSCMMAAGEWVEEGEREATGGFMGLCLVAGLTTGSLLSFTAGGI, from the exons ATGGAGCGCATCAGGGAACTGCTAGGGAAGCACCGCAAGCCGGATCGCCAGGAGTATGAGCCGCTGGCCGAAGAGGGccgcgagctcgagggcTCCACGTTGACGGAAGACCTTGAGGAGGTGCCCTTCTCCTGGACCGAGTACATCATGTTTGCGTGGTTGGGCATGGCGATGCTGTGGGCATG GAACATGTTCCTCGCGGCCGCGCCCTACTTCCAAGTCCGCTTCCAGTCCGACGCCTGGATCTCGCAAAACTTCCAGTCCGCCATCCTCACCGTCTCGACGCTGACCAACCTCACGGCCATGCTGGTCCTCACAAACATCCAGTACGCCGCCTCGTACCCCTTCCGCATCAACCTCGCCCTGCTCCTCAACTGCgtcatcttctccctcctgACGGCCTCCACCtcgctcgccctcgacgcctccCCGGCCGCCTACCTGGCATTCATCCTCGTCATGGtcgcctcgagctcctgggcCACCGGCCTCATCCAGAacggcgccttcgccttcgccgcctccttcggCCGCCCGGAGTACATGCAGGCCCTCATGGCCGGCcagggcgtcgccggcgtgctGCCCCCGATCGCCCAGGTCAtcaccgtcctcgccgtcccgGAGAaggatggcgccgccgccgacacgggcggcgacgccagAACCctgagctcctcggcctttgtCTATTTCCTCGCCGCCGTagccgtctccgtctcggccctcgccgccttcatccCGCTCGTCCGCCGCCACAACCACATCGTCGAGTCCCGCATGGTCGACCACATGGCCGAGTCGCTGACTTCGGTCCAGGAGGCGGAGCGCGCCGCCCGCAAGGTCGTCTCCCCGCTCCGCCTCCTCAAGAAGCTGCACtggctcgccggcgccatcttcatgtgcttcgccgtcgccatgtTCTTCCCCGTCTTCACCGGCAAGATCCTCTCGGTGCGCTACCCGGGCGACGAGAAGTCCCCCACCGGCTCTCTCTTCCGCCCGGCCGCCTTCATCCcgctcgccttcttcgcctggAACCTCGGCGACCTCTCCGGCCGCATGGCCACCATCCTGCCCTTCTCCCTGCGCCAccggcccgccgccctcttcgccgtGAGCCTCGTGCGCATGGGCTTCCTGCCGATGTATCTGCTCTGCAACATTGGCGGCcggggcgccgtcgtcagcaGCGACTTCTTCTACCTTGTCATCGTCCAGTTCCTCTTCGGACTGACCAACGGCTGGCTGGGCTCGAGCTGCATgatggccgccggcgagtgggtcgaggagggcgagcgtGAGGCGACGGGCGGCTTCATGGGCCTGTGCCTCGTGGCCGGGTTGACGACGGGCAGTCTTTTGAGCTTCACGGCCGGCGGCATTTAG